The Streptomyces cathayae DNA segment CCCGAAGACCTCGAGGACGAGGCCGGAGGGTCCACCCCCTCATCCCCCCGCACTTCCGATCCATCCGCGTACGAAACGCTTCCCTCCCCGGAGGTCCTTCCGTGACCCGAGTGCTCGTCGTCGAGGACGAGGAGTCCTTTTCCGACGCCCTGTCGTACATGCTCCGCAAGGAGGGCTTCGAGGTCGCCGTCGCGGCCACGGGGCCCGACGGCCTCGACGAGTTCGAGCGCAACGGCGCCGACCTCGTCCTCCTCGACCTGATGCTGCCCGGCCTGCCGGGCACCGAGGTGTGCCGCCAGCTGCGCGGCCGTTCCAACGTCCCCGTCATCATGGTGACCGCCAAGGACAGCGAGATCGACAAGGTGGTCGGCCTGGAGATAGGCGCCGACGACTACGTCACCAAGCCGTTCTCCTCGCGCGAACTGGTCGCCCGTATCCGCGCCGTGCTGCGCCGCAGGGGCGAGCCCGAGGAGGTCGCCCCCGCGGCCCTGGA contains these protein-coding regions:
- a CDS encoding response regulator transcription factor, producing MTRVLVVEDEESFSDALSYMLRKEGFEVAVAATGPDGLDEFERNGADLVLLDLMLPGLPGTEVCRQLRGRSNVPVIMVTAKDSEIDKVVGLEIGADDYVTKPFSSRELVARIRAVLRRRGEPEEVAPAALEAGPVRMDVDRHVVTVSGTKVDLPLKEFDLLEMLLRNAGRVLTRMQLIDRVWGADYVGDTKTLDVHVKRLRAKIEPDPGAPRYLVTVRGLGYKFEP